In one Ischnura elegans chromosome 13, ioIscEleg1.1, whole genome shotgun sequence genomic region, the following are encoded:
- the LOC124170042 gene encoding uncharacterized protein LOC124170042 — translation MTYVISPVDRHPESAESSTDEEDSHQAVILKIYEDKEDAEKYRLIYLRSEKRLTKPVIRYYMPRKRKADADRREVTGKASRKVKQDLSEASRNIAASRMKALNKILQEKEETLKARRKDSRNEADDRRVNSPAADCQECQGKAWQVELLEKEVAALTAENKILKDYNDSLKETNKVLQEVVGQMCSAKQTGILEVARDNEVVVTVERIESPKCSAATSVTPVALNGGSLDMELEVENLAVDFIGEAGVVGDVEYEESGGLLQTAGGMEEPIWAETNGKVHWGWGQWVPKSASNAVLAQIKLKRVAGDATRVLLGREAEKYNYTGYRSANGDTRNPPKKPFPDCIKKAVEAVMLKWCEITQQPENVIRDIRMCPASQGYKAAMTQVGITMAKSKIPGFAEKKKQERMRRLEKATNK, via the exons atgacttacgtAATAAGCCCCGTTGACCGCCATCCGGAAAGTGCTGAAAGTAGCACTGATGAAGAGGACAGCCACCAAGCAGTTATATTAAAAATCTATGAAGATAAGGAGGACGCGGAGAAGTACCGCCTGATCTACCTCCGATCGGAAAAGCGGCTTACGAAGCCTGTAATCCGATATTATATGCCCAGAAAGAGGAAGGCTGACGCAGACAGGAGGGAAGTGACAGGGAAGGCTTCAAGGAAGGTGAAGCAG GATCTTTCTGAGGCCTCGAGGAATATAGCGGCTTCTCGTATGAAGGCGTTGAACAAAATTTTGCAAGAAAAGGAGGAGACGCTTAAGGCACGCAGAAAGGACAGCAGGAATGAGGCAGATGACCGCCGTGTCAACTCACCAGCTGCGGACTGCCAGGAATGCCAGGGAAAGGCCTGGCAAGTGGAACTGCTGGAGAAAGAGGTGGCCGCCCTTACAgcggaaaataaaatactgaaggATTACAACGATTCCCTGAAGGAAACTAACAAAGTCTTGCAGGAGGTTGTGGGCCAAATGTGTTCAGCCAAGCAGACTGGAATTCTAGAAG TTGCCAGAGATAATGAAGTAGTTGTTACAGTGGAGCGCATTGAAAGTCCGAAATGCAGTGCAGCAACTAGTGTTACACCCGTTGCTCTCAATGGTG GTTCATTGGACATGGAATTGGAGGTGGAAAATTTGGCAGTTGACTTTATTGGGGAAGCAGGAGTCGTTGGTGATGTGGAATATGAAGAATCTGGTGGTCTGCTGCAAACTGCTGGAGGAATGGAGGAACCAATTTGGGCTGAGACCAATGGGAAG gTTCATTGGGGATGGGGACAATGGGTCCCAAAAAGTGCAAGTAATGCGGTGCTTGCGCAGATCAAATTGAAGAGGGTGGCCGGGGATGCTACCAGGGTACTTCTTGGAAGAGAGGCAGAGAAGTACAATTATACTGGGTACAGGTCTGCTAATGGAGACACAAGAAACCCACCAAAGAAGCCTTTTCCTGATTGTATTAAGAAGGCTGTTGAAG cTGTCATGCTGAAATGGTGTGAAATTACTCAGCAGCCTGAGAATGTCATCAGAGACATTCGAATGTGTCCTGCGAGTCAGGGCTATAAAGCGGCAATGACCCAAGTGGGTATCACAATGGCGAAATCGAAAATTCCTGGTTTTGCTGAGAAGAAGAAGCAGGAGAGGATGAGGAGGCTAGAGAAGGCTACAAATAAATAA
- the LOC124170043 gene encoding piggyBac transposable element-derived protein 3-like: protein MTLQEVLSALEDDQDDVLGIYIEPPESNVLSDKDSAEEDGGGFIDNLSGRQLRAGAEISSKEYAALQNFRNLNITAAEIKFFLGILILSGYNNVPSKRDYWDSSGDLRNEFVVNAIRRDRFLQIFRFLHCTNNCQPHAEDKMWKLRPIMNMLKNRFLAMFCPEEHLDFDECMIEYFGRHPCKQFLRGKPIGFGHKVWSLNTTAGYLVNFDVYQGRNPASNSEYEKMVGKCAASLLQMLDEIPQEKKNLAYKLYFDNLFTGFELLKELRSRGYGATGTIRENRIPKDCPIIPSNEIRNKQRGFYDQCLSKEDGILLVKWVDNSTVRMATTCHSIQPVAPVRRFSRAEMRNVRIPRPSVISEYNCYMGGMDENVSYYRIGIRGKKWWWCIFTWLVDMSLNNAWVLHKKSGKTLSQYSFVVASSKCI from the exons ATGACTCTTCAAGAAGTTCTATCTGCACTGGAAGATGACCAGGACGATGTTTTAGGCATCTACATAGAACCTCCAGAGAGTAACGTGTTATCTGACAAAGATTCAGCGGAGGAGGATGGCGGTGGCTTCATTGATAATCTGTCTGGTCGTCAACTTCGAGCAGGTGCTGAAATATCA TCAAAAGAATATGCCGCATTGCAGAATTTTCGTAATTTGAATATAACAGCTGCTGAAATTAAGTTCTTCCTGGGAATTTTGATCCTCTCGGGTTATAATAATGTTCCCAGTAAACGTGATTACTGGGATTCATCTGGTGACTTACGTAATGAATTTGTTGTGAATGCTATACGCCGCGatagatttttacaaatatttaggTTTTTACACTGTACAAATAATTGCCAGCCTCATGCAGAAGATAAAATGTGGAAACTGAGGCCAATTATGAATATGTTGAAAAACCGATTTCTAGCTATGTTCTGTCCTGAGGAGCATCTGGATTTTGATGAGTGCATGATTGAATATTTTGGACGACACCCGTGTAAACAGTTCCTACGCGGTAAGCCTATTGGGTTTGGCCATAAAGTATGGTCTCTAAATACCACTGCCGGATATTTAGTGAACTTTGATGTTTATCAAGGTAGAAACCCTGCATCAAATTCTGAGTACGAGAAAATGGTAGGGAAATGTGCTGCATCTCTTCTGCAAATGCTTGACGAAATTCCACAAGAAAAAAAGAACCTTGCTTATAaactatattttgataatttatttaccGGGTTTGAACTTCTAAAAGAGCTAAGGTCCAGGGGCTATGGAGCCACTGGAACTATTAGAGAAAACCGTATTCCAAAAGACTGTCCAATAATTCCATCTAACGAAATACGCAATAAACAAAGGGGTTTTTATGATCAATGCCTCAGTAAGGAGGACGGCATCCTTTTGGTAAAGTGGGTAGACAATTCCACAGTTCGCATGGCTACCACCTGCCATAGCATTCAGCCCGTAGCTCCTGTGCGGCGATTTTCACGGGCAGAAATGAGGAATGTTCGCATTCCTCGCCCATCAGTGATTTCAGAGTACAACTGTTACATGGGAGGAATGGACGAGAATGTGTCCTACTACAGAATAGGGATAAGAGGTAAAAAGTGGTGGTGGTGCATATTCACATGGCTAGTGGATATGTCACTGAACAATGCGTGGGTTCTTCATAAGAAATCAGGAAAAACGCTCTCACAATACAGTTTCGTCGTAGCATCATCCAAGTGTATCTGA